In Caretta caretta isolate rCarCar2 chromosome 4, rCarCar1.hap1, whole genome shotgun sequence, one genomic interval encodes:
- the LOC125635669 gene encoding endogenous retrovirus group K member 21 Gag polyprotein-like: protein MGSSLSALQVQHRSELQYLLRKAQHDCPTRELTLLLQEVRAQCPWYPEAGTLKLADWERLGQTLHKEPRAPVQALHAWHLCSDAILCVASDRPALARLVISPRLSAPAAIPPPGDATQRVASERPSPAPTEGLPIPPPPSAPATIPPPASPPVPLLPPPPWPSPPELVCDHHPTVVPHVPGPPGGSSASAQWLSLVQQMVHAAKTRSDITAEELADLVSVCSVTWQDDGQGNQVANWVSLPYSVIRDVKKAIREFGLTSTYVSGLIEGLGTGYTLIPEDWKALLRMMLTPSQYVIWLSEYRQMAERQAQVYREQGIIYEQLAGEGQFATVQMQSQLPQAVFPIISTCAQHAFQKVPDSGKPTKSFASICQGASESFMDFTNRLQEAILQQVDNPAAAQEILLKLAVENANEDCCRGLQAAQATGILELSDMLRACQNIGTQAHKAGVLAAALRKSGKEGKRCYRCGKEGHFQRECRSSTAPARPSKKCPKCRKGYHWANQCRSGSGNCTAGPPRTQGQTGVFPTQTTVPLL, encoded by the coding sequence atgggaagctccctctctgctttgcaagtgcaacaccgcagtgagctacagtatttgctgcgtaaggctcagcatgactgccccactcgagaactcactctcctgctacaggaggtgcgtgcccaatgcccgtggtaccctgaagccggaacccttaagctagcggactgggagcgattgggccagacattgcacaaagagcctcgggcgcccgtgcaggctctacatgcctggcacctctgcagcGACGCGATACTGTGTGTCGCCTCGGACAGGCCCgccctcgcgaggctggtgatctcgccacgcctgtccgctcctgcagccatcccccctcctggcgatgcgacacagcgtgtcgcctcggaaaggccctctcccgcgccaacagaggggctgccgatcccgccacccccatccgctcctgcaaccatccctccccctgcttcgcccccagtgcctctattaccaccgcctccctggccttccccaccggagctgGTGTGTGATCACCATCCCACCGTGGTGCCCCATGttccggggccccccggagggtcatccgcgtctgctcagtggctttcgctggtgcaacaaatggttcacgcagcgaagactcgctcagatattacagcgGAGGAgttggctgatctggtctcagtttgttcggtgacctggcaggatgatggccagggcaaccaggttgcaaactgggtcagtttgccctactcggtgatcagagacgtaaagaaagcgattcgcgagttcggcctcactagcacgtatgtaagtggtctcattgaagggctaggtactgggtacaccctgatccctgaagattggaaggcgctgttgcgcatgatgttaacacccagtcagtatgttatttggcttagtgagtatcggcagatggcggaacgccaagcccaggtatatagagagcaaggtatcatttatgagcagttggcaggggagggccagtttgctactgttcagatgcagtctcaactccctcaggccgtcttccccattatttccacctgcgcccagcatgctttccagaaggtcccggattcaggcaagcctaccaaaagctttgccagtatctgtcagggtgcatcagagtcctttatggattttaccaacagattgcaggaggctatcctccaacaggtggataaccctgcggcagctcaggagatcctgttaaaactggcggttgaaaatgcgaacgaggattgctgCCGTGgtctccaggcggcacaagccactggcattctagagctgtcagacatgctgcgggcgtgccaaaacatcggaactcaagcacataaagctggagttctggccgccgccctgcggaaaagcgggaaggaggggaagcgttgttaccgctgtggaaaggagggtcactttcagcgggagtgccgctcatcgacggcgcccgcccgcccctcaaagaagtgccccaagtgtcggaagggctatcactgggctaatcagtgtcgtagcgggtcgggaaactgCACggcgggtcccccccgaacccagggccaaacgggggtgtttcccactcagacaactgttcctctgctttaa